The DNA segment ATAAACTGACTGAAATATTGTCGAGTAGATAATTCAACCTCTTTATCATTGGCAGTCTGTCCTAATACTTCGCGCTGAATTTGTTTAAGTAATAATCGCGCAGTGACATAATTATATTGAGGCTCACGTTCAATGAGACTTCTAGAAGACATGATTAACGCTTTTTCTAATTCAATATATGAAATGCCATCATATAAATCGCGTAAAGTTTGGTTAACGATGAGTGATGGCTCAACATCATGCAAACCATGACACGCTTCACTTACCATACTTGTTAACCAATCGATATCTAATAGTTTTGTGTTATTTCCCTCCTTAACATGAATTGTTACATCATGAGATGGTTGGGTTTTGGCGCGTTCTTGAGCACGTTTTTCGCGATATAACACATAAGCTCGAGCCACATCATGCTCACCTGAACGCATTAATGCCAATTCAACTTGATCTTGAATGGTCTCAATATGTACTGTTCCACCTAGAGGTTGACGACGCAGCAAAGTAGAGATGACTTGTTCAGTAAGCTGTTTACACTGTTGCCTTACAGAACTAGACAGTTGAGCAGTTTCTCCATGTACAGCGATAAATGCTTTATGTACTGCAACATTAATTTTATCTGCCTGAAAACTAACCACATCACCCGAACGTCGAACAACTTGATAAAGATTAGCAGCTTGTTCTAGATTTACATCTTGAGAAATATTGGTATCCACTTAGCCTCCCTAAGGTAGGCGCGATGACTGTGGTTTTTGCGTAAGCAAACAAGGAATAACAAAATTATTCAACCAGAGGACACCCCGCCCCATTTTTTGTTGTTTAGAAATACGGCAGGTCTCCTGGCTTTTGGGTCCTAATACTTACTCAAACCTTCCCAGAGTTATCCAGTGGTATAGAAAGGAGAAAGTACTCGCCAATTACAGTTGCGGGGGCAGCCAAGGTATCACACCTTGTTCCCTTTTAATTGTAAGAACTACTCTTACAAACCGTTTAGCTATTAAACACAATATTCGGGGTAAAAGTCAACAAAAAACACAACATATTGTGTTAAATATTTGTTAATTCATGTTCTGCCTGAGCTCATAAGCTGCTTTCATCATATTTTCAAGGGCAGGAATAACCTCATCCCACTTTCTTGTTTTTAAGCCGCAATCAGGATTAATCCATAAATTATGTAATGGGATGCGCTGTGCGGCTTTTTTCATTAACTGAGTAATTTCTACACTATTTGGGGTATTGGGGGTATGAATGTCATACACGCCCGGACCAATTTGATTGGGATAGTTAAAATGGTCAAAGGCGTCTAATAATTCCATATCTGAACGTGACGTTTCAATGGTAATAACATCTGCATCCATTCTCGCCACCGCCTCCATAATGTCATTAAATTCGGAGTAACACATATGAGTGTGAATTTGCGTTTCATCCTCTACACCATTGGCAGTAATTCTAAAACACTCTATTGCCCAAGATAAATAATCCTGCCATAGCGCTTTGCGTAGAGGGAGTCCCTCTCTTAAAGCTGCTTCATCTATTTGAATTACTTTAATACCAGCACGTTCTAAATCAATAACCTCGTCTCTCAGTGCCAATGAAAGTTGTCTACAGGTGGTGGAACGTGGCTGATCATCTCGAACAAATGACCAATTTAACATGGTCACAGGGCCAGTTAACATTCCTTTCATTGGCTTATCGGTGAGTGACTGAGCATAGACAGCCCACTCTACAGTCATGACCTTTTCTCGGCTAATATCGCCATAAATGATGGGTGGTTTAACGCAGCGTGAGCCATAGGACTGCACCCATCCTGCTTGACTAAATACATAGCCGTTCAATTGCTCACCAAAATATTCAACCATATCATTTCGTTCAGGTTCCCCATGAACAAGTACATCAAGCCCTATACGCTCTTGCTCTCTTACGCAGCGCTCTATTTCACTTTTCATAGCTAATGAATAATCTGTAAAAGAGATATCACCCAACTTGTACTTCTTTCTAATAGATCGAATCTCATTTGTTTGCGGAAAAGAACCGATAGTGGTAGTTGGAAAAATTGGTAGATTTAATATGGTATTCTGTTTAATGACACGTACTGAATGGCTACTTTTACGCTGCCCCATATTGGAGTGAATAGCTTTTACTCTCTCTTGAACTTGTCTATTATTAACACGATCTGATGACTGTCGTGATTCGATAGCTGCTTTATTTATATCTAGTTGATCTTGAACTGTTGCACGCCCCTGGTTAATAGCACTCCCCAACAATCTAATTTCTTCTATTTTTTGAATAGCAAAGGATAACCAACTACGAATTTCTTCATCCATTTTATCCTCACTAGCCAAATCCACTGGAACGTGCAAAAGCGAACATGAAGGAGCAATCCATAACCGCTCCTTAAGCTCTTTTGCAATAGGCTCTAACCAATCAAGAATACTATTTAAATCTGAACGCCAAATATTTCTCCCACTAATTAAGCCTAAAGAAAGTATTTTATGAGGTGCTAATAAATTAATAACAGGAATAATCTCATCCTTATTATCAGAAACATCAATATGTAAGCCTGCCACAGGAAGATTAGTGGCTAAATGTAAGTTATCTTTTAACTGGCCAAAGTAAGTAGCGATTAAAATATTTATCTTACTAAACTTTAAATGATGGTACGCCATATTAAAGGCATGTTGCCACTCAGAATTAAGTTCAGTGACTAAAATGGGTTCGTCAATCTGTACCCACTCAATTCCGTGATTAATAAACAGTTCAAGTAATTCACCATAAACTGGTAACAGTTTTGTAAGCAGATCTAACTTATTTATATCATCTTTGGCCTTACCTAAAGCCAAATAAGTAACAGGACCAATAATTACTGGTTTGATATTTTGATGAGATAGTTTTGCTTCTTGAATAAAATTTAAAATTCTTGTTGGGTTTAACTCAAAAGTGGTCTGGCGGGTAAATTCTGGAACAATATAATGATAGTTAGTATCAAACCATTTAGTCATTTCACCTGCCTTAACGCCTGAACAACACCCGATATCATTATGATGTGCTTGTTTTGAGCGCCCTCGTGCTAGACGAAAATAATTATCTAACTCATGCCCCTGAAACTCCTTAACTCGTTCAGGCAAGTTTCCCAGTAAAAACGTCATATCAAGCACATTATCGTAAAAGGAAAAATCTCCAACCGGAATAAAATCGAGTGCTGCCTGATGCTGCCAATTTTGTTGTCTTAAATGACTACCAAGCGCAATGAGATCAGTCAAGGACGACCCATCTTGCCAATACGACTCAAGAGCAAACTTAAGTTCTCTGTGACGACCAATTCTAGGAAAACCAAGATTATGCGTTGTAACCATTTTTTATCCAATCTATCTATTAAAAAATACTATTTTGGATAAAATTAATTATGAAGTAAAATGGTATTTTTTCAGAAATAAATGAAATTTATTCATATATGTTAGAGCGTATCCACTTAGCTATATTAAAAGAAATCGACCAATGTGGCTCGCTAACTGCTGCCGCCAAACAATTACATTTAACTCAATCAGCTCTAAGTCACTCAATAAAAAAACTAGAGCAGCAGTTGGGTACAACATTGTGGATTAGGGAAGGAAAACAGTTGCAACTTACCCAATCAGGGCAATATTTATTGTCTATCGCCAACCGATTGCTACCTCAACTCATTATGGCTGAAAATCAATTGCGTCAATACGCACAGGGGGAGAGAGGGACATTACATATTGGCATGGAGTGTCACCCCTGCTATCAATGGTTATTAAAAGTTGTTTCCCCCTACTTACTATCACTTCCTGATGTGGATGTAGATGTGAAACAAAAATTTCAGTTTGGGGGAATGGGCGCCCTATTCAGTTATGAGATAGATATCCTTGTAACTCCTGATCCTCTGTATAAATCGGGACTGTATTTTGAACCTGTCTTTGATTATGAGCAGGTGTTGGTAACTGCCAATAATCATCAGCTGGCACATTATCCGTTTATTGACCCAGAACATCTAAACAACGAAACACTCATTACCTATCCTGTGAGTGTTGAAAGATTAGATATTTTCAATCAATTTCTAATGCCAGCAGGTATCATGCCTCGCAAACACAAGACTGTTGAAACCACAGACATTATCTTACAAATGGTAGCCAATGGAAGAGGAGTTACAGCACTACCGAAATGGTTGGCATTAGAATATGTGCCAAAACTTCAATTATCATTAGTTAAGTTAGGCAAAAAGGGGATCATGAAAAAAATACATTTAGGTATTCGTAAAGAAGACCTATCAATACCCTATGTTAACTCTTTTTTTACGATTGCTCGCCAATTAAGCCGTTTGGATAAGCAATCAATCTAATCCACGGCTTAAATCGAGTTTAATATCATCAAGGGATTCTAATCCTACCGAAACACGAATTAAACCATCACTTATACCTGCAAGCTTACGTGCCTCTGCACTTATTCTGCCATGAGTGGTGGTTGCTGGATGAGTAATGGTAGTCTTGGTGTCACCAAGATTACCAGTAATAGAAATTAATTGAGTAGAATCAATTACTTTCCACGCTTTTTCTTGCCCACCTTTGACTTCAAAACTAACCACCGCCCCCCCATGGGTTTGCTGTTTTTTAGCCAAATCATATTGTGGATGAGAACTTAATCCTGGGTGCAACACACGAGCCACATGAGGATGATCAGATAGCCACTTAGCAAGCTCAAGGGCTGCATGAGATTGAGCTTCCACACGAAGTTTTAACGTTTCGAGCCCTTTTAACAATATCCATGCATTAAACGCACTTAAACTGGGGCCAGCAGTTCTTAAAAAAGAATAAATTCCATCCATTAATACCGCTTTGGACCCCACAATGGCTCCACCTAACACTCTTCCCTGACCATCAATATATTTTGTTGCTGAGTGAATAACAATATCTGCCCCCAGTAAAAGTGGCCTTTGTAGTATGGGAGTACAAAAACAATTATCTACCACAAGATGAATGTTGGCGTTTTTACTCACCTCAGATAACGCTTCAATATCCACCAACTCCATAGTGGGATTAGAAGGAGTTTCAAGATAAAAAAGCCGTGTATTAGATTTAATCGCCTGTTTCCAACCGTTAATATCAGACAGAGGAACAAACGTATATTCAATACCAAAACGCGCTAAGATATTAGTAAATAACTGAACAGCAGCACCAAAAATACTTTGTGACACCACCACATGGTCACCTGCTTTTAACAAGCCCATCATGGTGGTAAGTATCGCTGACATACCACTGGCTGTAGCAATAGCGCATTCCCCTCCTTCCATGACAGCTAATCGTTCTTGAAAAGCGTTAACAGTTGGATTGGTAAAACGTGAATAAATATAACCAGGTTCTTTGTTCTGAAAACGATCAGCTGCCTGCTGAGCATTATCAAAAATATAGCTTGAAGTCATGAACAATGCTTCAGCATGTTCATTAAATTGTGTTCTATGGATTCCTGAACGGATAGCCAGTGTTTCTAAATCATAGGGTTCTGTCATAGCAGTTAAGCGGTTTCAGCGATAGTGAGGTTTAAATCAAGTTGATTAACTTTTTTTTGAGCGTTGGTTTCCCCGTCTTTTCTAGCAGACTCAATCTTAGCCAGATACTCAGGAGTCACATCGTCTGTAATATAACACCCATCAAAACATGAACAGTCAAATCGTTCAATATTGGTAGCCTGTGACTTCACATCACGAATCAAGTCATTTAAGTCCTGATAAAACACAGCATCTGCTCCGATTTCTAGAGCAATTTCTTTATCGGTACGTCCGGTAGCCAATAACTCCGTACGGCTTGGCATATCAATACCATATACATTCGGGAAACGTACAGGAGGAGCTGCTGAGGCAAAATAAACCTGACGTGCGCCACAGTCTCGGGCCATTTGAACTATCTCACGGCTAGTGGTACCACGAACAATCGAGTCATCCACTAATAATACATTTTTACCCTCAAACTCCATTCCAATGGCGTTAAGCTTCTGTCTGACTGATTTTTTTCTTTCAGCCTGTCCCGGCATAATAAAAGTTCTACCGATGTAACGGTTCTTAATAAACCCTTCGCGATAGGGGACATTC comes from the Ferrovum sp. PN-J185 genome and includes:
- the metE gene encoding 5-methyltetrahydropteroyltriglutamate--homocysteine S-methyltransferase, whose amino-acid sequence is MVTTHNLGFPRIGRHRELKFALESYWQDGSSLTDLIALGSHLRQQNWQHQAALDFIPVGDFSFYDNVLDMTFLLGNLPERVKEFQGHELDNYFRLARGRSKQAHHNDIGCCSGVKAGEMTKWFDTNYHYIVPEFTRQTTFELNPTRILNFIQEAKLSHQNIKPVIIGPVTYLALGKAKDDINKLDLLTKLLPVYGELLELFINHGIEWVQIDEPILVTELNSEWQHAFNMAYHHLKFSKINILIATYFGQLKDNLHLATNLPVAGLHIDVSDNKDEIIPVINLLAPHKILSLGLISGRNIWRSDLNSILDWLEPIAKELKERLWIAPSCSLLHVPVDLASEDKMDEEIRSWLSFAIQKIEEIRLLGSAINQGRATVQDQLDINKAAIESRQSSDRVNNRQVQERVKAIHSNMGQRKSSHSVRVIKQNTILNLPIFPTTTIGSFPQTNEIRSIRKKYKLGDISFTDYSLAMKSEIERCVREQERIGLDVLVHGEPERNDMVEYFGEQLNGYVFSQAGWVQSYGSRCVKPPIIYGDISREKVMTVEWAVYAQSLTDKPMKGMLTGPVTMLNWSFVRDDQPRSTTCRQLSLALRDEVIDLERAGIKVIQIDEAALREGLPLRKALWQDYLSWAIECFRITANGVEDETQIHTHMCYSEFNDIMEAVARMDADVITIETSRSDMELLDAFDHFNYPNQIGPGVYDIHTPNTPNSVEITQLMKKAAQRIPLHNLWINPDCGLKTRKWDEVIPALENMMKAAYELRQNMN
- a CDS encoding LysR family transcriptional regulator, whose protein sequence is MLERIHLAILKEIDQCGSLTAAAKQLHLTQSALSHSIKKLEQQLGTTLWIREGKQLQLTQSGQYLLSIANRLLPQLIMAENQLRQYAQGERGTLHIGMECHPCYQWLLKVVSPYLLSLPDVDVDVKQKFQFGGMGALFSYEIDILVTPDPLYKSGLYFEPVFDYEQVLVTANNHQLAHYPFIDPEHLNNETLITYPVSVERLDIFNQFLMPAGIMPRKHKTVETTDIILQMVANGRGVTALPKWLALEYVPKLQLSLVKLGKKGIMKKIHLGIRKEDLSIPYVNSFFTIARQLSRLDKQSI
- a CDS encoding O-succinylhomoserine sulfhydrylase, giving the protein MTEPYDLETLAIRSGIHRTQFNEHAEALFMTSSYIFDNAQQAADRFQNKEPGYIYSRFTNPTVNAFQERLAVMEGGECAIATASGMSAILTTMMGLLKAGDHVVVSQSIFGAAVQLFTNILARFGIEYTFVPLSDINGWKQAIKSNTRLFYLETPSNPTMELVDIEALSEVSKNANIHLVVDNCFCTPILQRPLLLGADIVIHSATKYIDGQGRVLGGAIVGSKAVLMDGIYSFLRTAGPSLSAFNAWILLKGLETLKLRVEAQSHAALELAKWLSDHPHVARVLHPGLSSHPQYDLAKKQQTHGGAVVSFEVKGGQEKAWKVIDSTQLISITGNLGDTKTTITHPATTTHGRISAEARKLAGISDGLIRVSVGLESLDDIKLDLSRGLD